One window from the genome of Streptococcus salivarius encodes:
- the trmFO gene encoding methylenetetrahydrofolate--tRNA-(uracil(54)-C(5))-methyltransferase (FADH(2)-oxidizing) TrmFO: MSQSKADYINVIGAGLAGSEAAYQIAKRGIPVKLYEMRGVKATPQHKTTNFAELVCSNSFRGDSLTNAVGLLKEEMRRLDSIIMRNGEAHRVPAGGAMAVDREGYAEAVTAEIENNPLIEVIREEITEIPDDAITVIASGPLTSDALAEKIHKLNGGDGFYFYDAAAPIVDKATIDMNKVYLKSRYDKGEAAYLNCPMTKEEFMAFHEALTTAEEAPLNSFEKEKYFEGCMPIEVMAKRGIKTMLYGPMKPVGLEYPEDYKGPRDGDFKTPYAVVQLRQDNAAGSLYNIVGFQTHLKWGEQKRVFQMIPGLENAEFVRYGVMHRNSYMDSPNLLKQTFQSKSNPNLFFAGQMTGVEGYVESAASGLVAGINAARLFKGEDEVIFPHTTAIGSLPYYVTHAESKHFQPMNVNFGIIKELEGPRIRDKKERYEKIAERALKDLQTFLDA, translated from the coding sequence ATGTCTCAATCAAAAGCAGATTATATTAACGTGATTGGAGCTGGATTGGCCGGCTCTGAAGCAGCTTATCAGATTGCTAAACGTGGTATTCCGGTAAAACTATATGAAATGCGTGGGGTCAAAGCAACACCTCAGCATAAGACAACAAACTTTGCAGAATTGGTTTGCTCTAACTCTTTCCGTGGGGATAGCTTGACAAATGCTGTAGGGCTTCTTAAAGAAGAAATGCGTCGCTTGGACTCTATCATTATGCGTAATGGAGAAGCTCACCGTGTGCCAGCTGGAGGTGCCATGGCGGTTGACCGTGAAGGTTATGCAGAAGCAGTGACAGCTGAAATTGAGAACAATCCATTAATTGAAGTTATCCGTGAAGAAATCACAGAAATTCCAGATGATGCCATTACAGTTATTGCTTCAGGTCCTTTGACTTCTGACGCTTTAGCTGAAAAAATTCACAAACTTAACGGTGGAGATGGGTTCTATTTTTATGATGCCGCTGCACCGATTGTTGATAAAGCGACTATCGACATGAACAAAGTCTACCTTAAGTCACGCTATGACAAGGGTGAAGCAGCTTACCTAAACTGTCCAATGACCAAGGAAGAGTTCATGGCCTTCCACGAGGCCTTGACAACAGCTGAAGAAGCTCCTTTGAATTCTTTTGAAAAAGAAAAGTATTTCGAGGGCTGTATGCCTATCGAGGTTATGGCTAAACGTGGTATCAAGACAATGCTCTACGGTCCTATGAAACCAGTTGGTTTGGAGTATCCTGAGGATTATAAGGGTCCACGTGATGGTGACTTCAAGACACCTTATGCGGTTGTGCAGCTTCGTCAGGACAATGCGGCTGGTAGCCTCTACAATATCGTTGGTTTCCAAACCCACCTTAAATGGGGAGAGCAAAAGCGTGTCTTCCAAATGATTCCAGGTCTTGAAAATGCAGAATTTGTACGTTACGGGGTAATGCACCGCAACTCTTACATGGATTCGCCAAACTTGCTTAAACAAACCTTCCAATCAAAATCAAATCCTAATTTGTTCTTTGCTGGACAAATGACTGGTGTTGAAGGTTATGTTGAATCAGCTGCCTCAGGTTTGGTTGCTGGAATCAATGCAGCCCGTCTCTTTAAGGGTGAAGATGAAGTTATTTTCCCTCATACAACAGCAATCGGGAGCCTCCCATATTATGTGACGCATGCTGAAAGTAAACATTTCCAACCAATGAATGTTAACTTCGGTATTATCAAAGAATTGGAAGGCCCACGTATTCGTGACAAGAAAGAGCGCTATGAAAAAATCGCTGAGCGTGCTCTAAAGGATTTGCAAACTTTTCTAGATGCTTAA
- a CDS encoding sensor histidine kinase: protein MAIIKKREHSLRTILLSYVVSLTVLSAISSLLILSLFSLSYRFGVVIPANQVESDLSAVRNEIGTSKVFNPDVLPDGTSYVFLTREFKVKKSNMPVNLQEESLLNYQFKNAHGGIYGYFQSFERSDGIVIVNYQLSPRYRNEWMNQHFPNADLLMIGSMMVSILLIFITLTFYYASKLSRELRPILKATKKIAEQDLDFQTSKSKITEFNQVLSGLDHMRAALRESLMENWKAEQDKQNQISALTHDLKTPLTVARGNAELLAMTPLDAEQMDLLEHFQKGITQVDAYVKELSEVNKTSLTKPLTLEDISVREFVEDIYDQTLSLAQTKQINVAFDKKDIKKAIIGHWDRTLLNRAFMNIVSNAVEHTPSGSQLLLTARVEEDEFKFICLDSGPGFSLESLEKATQLFYQDDKSRQSRNHSGLGLTIANDIIRLHHGSLALANDNGTGGAKVTIILPL, encoded by the coding sequence GTGGCAATAATTAAAAAACGAGAGCACTCTCTAAGAACAATCTTGTTATCTTATGTCGTCAGTCTTACAGTTCTATCAGCAATCAGTAGCCTACTTATTTTGTCTTTGTTCAGCTTGTCTTATCGTTTTGGCGTTGTGATTCCAGCAAATCAAGTTGAGAGTGATTTGTCTGCGGTGAGAAATGAAATTGGAACTTCTAAGGTCTTTAATCCTGATGTTTTACCGGATGGTACTAGTTATGTTTTTTTAACTAGGGAATTTAAGGTTAAGAAGTCTAACATGCCAGTTAACTTGCAAGAAGAATCCTTACTAAATTACCAATTCAAGAATGCTCATGGTGGGATATACGGCTATTTTCAGTCTTTTGAACGGTCAGACGGCATTGTTATTGTCAATTATCAACTATCACCTCGGTATCGTAATGAGTGGATGAACCAGCATTTTCCCAATGCTGATCTATTGATGATTGGCTCAATGATGGTGTCTATCCTACTCATATTTATTACTTTAACTTTTTACTATGCTAGTAAATTGAGTCGGGAGTTAAGACCAATATTGAAGGCAACAAAGAAAATAGCAGAGCAAGACTTGGATTTTCAAACGTCCAAATCTAAAATTACTGAGTTTAACCAGGTTTTAAGTGGCTTGGACCACATGCGTGCTGCGCTCCGTGAATCTTTGATGGAAAATTGGAAGGCAGAGCAAGATAAACAAAATCAGATTTCCGCCCTGACACATGACTTAAAGACACCCCTTACAGTTGCTCGTGGAAATGCGGAACTCTTAGCTATGACGCCCTTGGATGCGGAACAGATGGACTTATTAGAGCATTTTCAAAAGGGGATTACACAGGTTGATGCTTATGTTAAAGAGTTGTCTGAAGTCAACAAAACGAGTTTGACGAAACCCTTGACGCTTGAAGACATTTCGGTTAGGGAATTTGTTGAAGACATTTACGATCAAACCTTGTCACTAGCTCAAACCAAACAAATCAATGTAGCATTTGACAAGAAGGATATTAAGAAAGCAATCATAGGCCATTGGGATAGGACCTTGTTGAATCGAGCTTTTATGAATATTGTTTCAAATGCCGTAGAGCATACCCCCAGTGGCAGTCAGTTGCTCCTGACGGCTAGGGTAGAAGAAGATGAATTCAAGTTTATCTGCCTTGATTCTGGTCCTGGATTTTCCCTTGAATCTCTTGAAAAGGCTACTCAGCTCTTTTATCAAGATGATAAAAGCAGACAGAGCCGCAATCATAGTGGCCTTGGTCTGACTATTGCCAATGATATTATTCGCTTACACCATGGTAGTCTTGCTCTTGCAAATGACAATGGCACGGGTGGTGCTAAAGTGACTATCATTTTACCCCTTTAA